In one window of Silene latifolia isolate original U9 population unplaced genomic scaffold, ASM4854445v1 scaffold_168, whole genome shotgun sequence DNA:
- the LOC141638060 gene encoding uncharacterized protein LOC141638060, which produces MASSSVYKMKEIALREINGGHDESYKLLIQYVEIIKLTNPSSIVHYSGTYMGNPEKTLHFKSIFISFQAQFMGLIRGCRSLIGVDSAHLKGNHRGVLLFAAALDGNNEMFPIAIAVVEAKNKDSWCSFFTFLKQCVAESGRTNWTIISDKQKGVKPALDMVWPDAYRRFCAPHLCKNFKQQYPGLLLYKLFWMVVNTTSEYKFKRALEQLVQHGGNDCARWFIDLEDKEQWTKHKFDPELSCVRRMTMVRNAAIQKAAQSWPDEGVYPNILTRWKELQKESRLCYAHASGNGEFEVQDGGFL; this is translated from the exons ATGGCAAGTAGTTCAGTGTACAAGATGAAAGAAATAGCATTGAGGGAAATCAATGGAGGACATGATGAGTCTTATAAGCTACTTATTCAATATGTTGAAATTATAAAACTAACAAACCCAAGCAGTATTGTACATTATTCTGGAACATACATGGGTAATCCAGAGAAGACTCTCCACTTCAAGTCAATCTTCATATCTTTTCAAGCTCAGTTTATGGGGTTAATTAGAGGCTGCAGGAGTTTGATAGGGGTTGATAGTGCACACCTCAAAGGAAATCATAGGGGTGTATTATTATTTGCAGCAGCCCTTGATGGGAACAATGAAATGTTTCCTATTGCAATTGCAGTAGTTGAAGCTAAAAATAAGGACAGTTGGTGTAGCTTCTTTACATTCTTAAAGCAATGTGTGGCTGAAAGTGGTAGGACAAACTGGACAATAATTTCTGATAAGCAAAAG GGTGTTAAGCCAGCCTTGGACATGGTTTGGCCTGATGCTTACAGAAGGTTTTGTGCTCCACATTTATGCAAGAATTTCAAGCAGCAATATCCTGGGTTATTGCTGTACAAACTATTTTGGATGGTTGTAAATACAACATCAGAGTACAAATTCAAGAGAGCTTTAGAGCAACTTGTTCAACATGGAGGAAATGATTGTGCAAGATGGTTTATTGATTTGGAGGACAAAGAACAATGGACTAAGCATAAATTTGATCCAGAACTTTCAT GTGTCAGAAGAATGACAATGGTAAGGAATGCTGCAATACAAAAAGCAGCTCAATCATGGCCTGATGAAGGAGTCTATCCAAACATATTAACAAGGTGGAAGGAGCTCCAAAAAGAGTCAAGATTATGTTATGCCCATGCAAGTGGAAATGGTGAATTTGAGGTCCAAGATGGTGGATTCCTGTAG